TCGTTGCGGCGTGGGTGAGTTGCTGGTTGTTGAGGGTGAAGGTCTCTCCGTTCGCGGTGGTCACGGTCAGCGACTCGGGGATCTCGCCGATCGTGATGTCCTTCCCGGGCAGGGTGCACGCGGCTGTGGAGGCAGGGTTCATCAGGGCCCCGATCCCGACCAACGCGAACGACGGACCGAGCAGGATTAGAGCGAGAGCGGCAGTGACGAGCTTCTTCACGAGTGATTCCCCCCGGCCCTATCGGAGGGGGTTGTCGAGCTGGGAGAGCCGCAGCAGATGGCAGGTGTCGTAGGTCGGGCCGCAGACGATGAACACCGTGAACGTCACCGGATGTTCGGAGGCGACCGGTTCGTTGTTCCAGAGGCCAGAGCGGTGGCGGGTGCCCTCGATTGTGTAGGCGGTCGTTCCCGCAGCGAGCTGTCCCGGGTGAGCCTGGCCGATGGCGGTGTCCCAGGCATCGGGGACGAACAGGGTGTCGATGGTGAGGTGCTGGGTCGTGGCGTACTGGCGCAGCTCGACCCACGCTTCCCGGGTGGGCAGGTAGGTGGCGATGTCGGAGGCAAGCCCGGCTTGCTCGGCGCCAGTGGGGTCGCCGACAGCAAGGAGAACTGAGGTGTAGTCCAGGGGCATGAATCCGGACGCGGTGTCCCAGGCGAACAGGGCGGTTGCAACGTTGCGGGCGAAGGTCTCCGGATCGTCCGACCCGGCTACGACGGGCAGGTGTGGTGTCGCAGTCGGCGCCGGGGCGGTAGGTGTCGTGGCGATTGGCCCAGGACCGGTCGAGCCGCTGTCGGTGCCTGCTGGCGTGGGTGGTCCGGTGATCAGGCCGTAGACGCCGACACCGGCCAGCACGAGAACCGCCGCGACTGCGGCGAGCACGGCGATCCACCGGCGACGGATACGGGGGTCAGTGAGGTCGGGTGTCTTCATGCCCCGTAGGTGCACTACCGGAACCCAGCGGCGCGGAGTAGTCAGAGGGCGCGCAGGTGACCGCCGACGGGCGCGAGGTCGCCGCTGGTCTGTCTGTCGTGGGCGGCACGCAGCTCGTCTGCGAACCGGCCAGTCCCGGCGACAGTGTCCAGGAAGGACTCAATCTGTTCGTCGCTGAGTTCGGCGGCGAGATGATCGGCGTCGTAGTGGGTCCACCAGTCGACCAGTTCGCCCCAGGTGAGCACGAACGCCCGTACCGGATACCGCACTGGCTCACCACCTCCATCGGAGGGCGGGATGGGGCGGGGTGTGTGTTTCTTCGTCTTGCTGTTCTTGGCTCGGGCGAGTGCGTCGGAGGCGAGTTGGTGCAGGTCAGTCTCGCGCTGATCTTGAGCGGTGGTCGCGGTGGCGCGGACGGATTCGTATATGGGATGCACCGGTGCGCCGGCATCGATGCGTGCCAACTCAGCGGTGACGTGCGCGCGGAGTTCGGTCGGTTGGGCGGGGTCGGCGGCGATCTGCTCCAGGTAGCCGATCTTGTCGAGGGTCTTGTAGGAGGCCCCGCCCGGGATCATCGCCGCGGCCTGCTCGCGGGTCTTGCCGCGAGGGCCGGGTGACGGTGGTGGAAATTTTCCACCACCGTCAGCTCCCGGCTGGTGGTCGCTGCTGAACATGGTTGCTGCTTGTCGCCGTTCGGCGTCTTCGGCCATCAGGGTTTTCAATTCCCGGTAGAGGGCGGCGGCCTCGGTCTGCGTCAGTGGCTTGTGCAGCGCGTTGTCGTCCTGTTCGGCCAGGAGATGTCCGAGGCGGTCGGATATTCCGGAGCGGACCCACACGTTGACTTTCTTCCATCCGAGACGTGTGATTGCCGCCAGTCGGCGTGCACCGCACACCAGCATCCCATCGGGGGTGATCGTGATGGGTTGCAGGAGCCCGTCGCGCTCAATAGACGCAGCAAGTTCATCGATGTCGCCCAGCTCGGTGCGATGCCGGCGTCCGACCCGAATCGAGGCGACCGTCCGCTCCAACTCGATGAACCCCGATGGCGCTCTCACCGCGACCCACCCCCGCCAGGTTCGCGAGGTGCGGCGAGAGAGACGGCGAGGACGAGGTCGTCATCACGCAGCAGCACCGCGACGGGCTCGCCGATCAGCAGCCGTAGCAGCACGCCCCGCCCGGCAGCGGTCGCGGCATAGGCCGGGTGGGGATTGCCCAGCGCCGCTTTCAATAGGGCAGTCCAAGAGGTCCGGGGGATGTCGAGCTGGGCGCGAGCGTGCTTGTCGCGTCGCAGCGCCTCGTAGGTGGCCTGGCGGGTGCCAGCCCTGGTCAGTGCCCCGCAGACGTGTTCGATCCCGGCTCGCGCGGTCGACGGCGGCCAGTCCAGCAGGGTGAAGAACGCGATGGCATCCTCTACCGCAGCCGACGCCGAGGTGGACGCCCCCGCCGAGGGCTCGTCCTCATCCTGGCTCTTGCCGTCGCCGGTTGGCGTTGGATCGGTGACGTGGAACGCGGGATCGTAGTCGATCAGGGGATTGTCGCGGTCGCTGAACCGTTCCGGGTCATGGAACGCCGACACATGCGGGCGTCGTGCCTGATGCACTGAGCACAGCAAGCCTTGGGCACGTTCCTCGAAGATGCAGGTGATCCGTACCGCATGAGTGACCACCGCCCACGGATCGATCGCGGTCCGGGCGGCCCGGGTGCGCATCACGTCGAACGCTGCGGACGCGGCCTCCCACGGGTCCAACCCGTGCTTGCGCGCCAAGGGCGCGTACTTCTCGGCTACGAATACCATCAGCTCCGCTGCCATTGGGTCGCGTCGCCATCCGCCCGGCCCTGAGTCGTGGAGCCGGTGCAGCAGGACCCGTAGGCCTTCGCTGGTTGTGTAGTCCTCGACGCTCTTGGTCGGGCGCTTGGTGGTGGTGTGCGTGTTCTCGGTCATGGTCAGGGCACCTCCTGACACACAGGTGCGCACGCGTCCCCAGCAGACGTCATCGGCGACGTGTTGGTGCTGGGGGCGCGCATCGTCAGCTCACCCCAACCCGATCCCCGAACGCGTCACCCACGACTGTGACCCACCCGAACGACCGAAGTCCGACACCGGCGGTAAACGCCGTGCCCGCTCGGCCTCGACGGCTTGTTCGTCGCTGATCCGGCGTCTGCCCGCACGGACGGCCTGTCTCGGGAGGCTACGGGTGCGGCGGGCCAGCTCGACCTCGAAATCGATACCCCGACCCGCCAACGCGGCACCGTGACGAGCCATCAAATCGGTAGGCCGCACCCACTCCACACCCCGCACACGGCTGACGGACGCTCCTGCCGGCGACGTGTCGCTGCCCGGACGGCTGACTCTTGCGGCCTGCACCGCCTCCGGGGTTTCTGTCCTATCGGCACGCTCCGATGAGGCGGGCGTCGTATCCGGTTCGGGCGCGTGTTGATGGCGCTCGTCTGGCTGGGCGAAATGGCTGCTCATGAGTTCTCCGCCTCCTCGACGTCGGCATCTTCGGTGTCGTCGGGAAGGTGCGCGCTGGCGAACCACCGGCCCACAGTCGAGGGATGCACCTGGAGCTCGCGGGCAATCTTCTTGTTAGACCACCCCCGGCCATGGAGCTCCCGGGCATGGTCGCGCCGATCCGCGGCAGCAACCGTGCGGAGCGGTGCTTCCTCAACAGCGGGGAGTCGTTTCAAGAGCGTGCTCCCAACGCGCGGCGGTGCGACGGGGCTTCGTTGCGCGGTCGTGGTGCCTGAGACTTGCGGCGTCTCCTCAGCGGTTGACGGCTCCCCAGCGGTGGGGAGGGGGCGGGTGAGGATGACGGTCAGATGGGTGATCGCCAGCAGCACAACCGGCGGGACTGCCGCCACACTCGCGGCCAGCACACCTGGGACATCGGCGTCGGCGGCGACGACGGCGTGAATCGCGTTCGCGGTCACAGACACGGCGGCCCCGCCGACCAGCAGCGCCCATGGGTACCAGGCCGACCGCTGTCCGGCCAGAGCGACGACGGCGACCGTGGCGACCACGATGATCCCGTCCACGATCAGCGGCCAAGCCCACGCTTGTTCCTCACCGATCCCGGACCGGGCGGCGAGATCCGACAACGCCGTGAAGCTGAGCCAGAACGCCCCGGCGGCGATGAACACCGTCCCGGCCACAGCCGTCACTACCGCCCAGTGCCGGCCCGCCTGCTTGTCGAGAACGGAGGTGGCCATCACAGGACCCGCGTATTCGACGGACCCACAGCAGCAGGATCTCCGGCAAACCAGATGTCTGCCTCTGAAGGTGCCAAGGCTCGCACCGAGGCCGAGGCCGCCTCCCTGTCGGGATGAGCGGCACGGTAGGCAGAACGGATGGTTGTGATGATCTCCCGTTCACCCAAACCCGCATCCGAAGCAGCAGCGCCCAGTACGTCGAGGGCATTGGAGGTTGGCAGGCCGTTCTCCGCAAGCCGGCACGCGGCCCAGAACAGGCTGCGGTTCCGCTCACCCTCCGCGCGTCCAGCGACCCACGCCGCCAACCGCGACACATCCGCACCTTGCCGCCGAGCTGTATTCATGGGCTCGCGAACTGTGGGGCGCGGGTCGAGGAAATCTCGCAACCGATCCGAGTCGAGCACCGAGGACGTTCCGGCCTCGACCCGCCGCACCCGATAACCGACAACGTCTCCGGCGATGGACATCCGTGAGGGTGGGACGACGATGTATCCGCCGTCGCCACGGAAGTCGATCCCCGCGCGCGCCGCCTGCCAGGACCGTTGCACCTGACCAGGCGTTGATCGGTAGTAGGCGTGCATCCCGCCGGACGGCGTGGATACCAGGAGCTGCCACCCGTCCAGCAGATCCGCTCGATGGGCGCGCGAGAAACCACGAAACCCATCGATAGGGCCATGGACATCGACATCCACCACGACCATTCCCGAGGGTGCGCCGGTCGGGACGCCGATGTTCGCCCCGGGAGACCGGCCCCACCATGCGGCTACTCGGTCGGCGTCGGTGGTGGCGTCGTGGAAGCCGTGCTCGGTCAGCGGTCGCTTCCCGCCCGGTATGCACGGGAACACCGGTACTCCCACGCGGGCCAGCTCTTCGGCGGCAGCAGGCAACGACTGCGGGGCGGATGGTCGCGTCAGCGCACGGGCGAACACGTCTGGAAGGGCCATCACATGCCTCTCTCTCGCGCCGTTGCGGTTGCTACGGTCGTGACCCGCGCGCCAGCGTCATGTAGTAACGCTGCGCGTTCGGGCGCTGACCGTTCGCTACCGGGCTGGGTCCGTTGCGGTGTCTCGCGGTCCAAACCCGGTGGGGTGCCGTCCCCGATCTGGGTGGTATCGAGCTGGTCGAGGATTCCCATCGCGGTCTTGCGAACCCGCTCACCGGTGGTCTTGACGATCTCGACCGGCTCCTTTCCGTCGACCCTGGCCGCCCACGTCGACACGTACGGAATCGTGTAACCAGACGTGTCCATGCCGTGGGCAGCGCCGATCATCAGCGCGACCGACTCTGCCTCGACCTCCCCGATTCCACGATGCTGGCGAGCGTTCTCGGCGTCAGGGACGTGCATGAGCACATGACCGAGTTCGTGAGCGAGAGTCTTCACCTGCGAGGCCGGGTCCATGTTTTCTCGCACCGCCACCGTCTTCGCGGTGTAGTCCGTCATCCCGTTGGCACCGTGGATCATCCCCTCATGCGGGACCCGCAGCACCTCAAACCCGCGCTCCTCGACCACGGTTGCCAGTCCGCGCCATAGACCGGCAGGTGCCTCGCCTTTCAGCAGGCGTGGTGAGGGCGGTTCCGGGATCGGGTCTCCAGCCGTCTGCGCGACATCCCACACGTAGGCAGGGCGGGCGGCGATCATCTTCGACCGCACGACCTCGCCCGGCCGGGGCCTATCGCCCTTCCCAAGCCGACGCCATGAATCGGAGGCAGCGGGATTCGATGAGGCGAAGCGTCCCGTTACCGGGGCGAAGATCATGTACCCCGACTGGCCCTTCTCCACCTGACGGCCCAACCCCTGCCACTGCCTGTAACCCGCGACAAAGGACGGCATCGGGTCGGGCACGCGACCTGCCTCGTAGGCGGCCTCATGCTGCGCCCAGATCAGCAACGTGTTGGAAAACGATCGCGCCCGAAACCGTGCCGCGAACGCGAGCGCCCGAGCCCAGTCATCACCGGAGACGAGCTGTTCCACAGCGCCGGTCAGGCGCTCATGCAGCTCGTCGAGCTTTGCCTCCCGCGCCTCCTGGGATTGCTCCCGCGTTCTGGCCATGGCCTGGTCTCCTCCCGATACCCTGAGCACCGGGCCGATCGGGCTCGGTGACCATCAGGTACGCCGGGACCACCAGCAATGAGACGGACAGCGAAACGAGCGATGTGACCGTCGGGCGCGGCGGTGAACCCAACGAGTCTTCACCGGATTACCAGCCAATTAGCCACCTCGGGCGAAGCATCGGGCGAGGATGCGGATGCATGTACCGCCGATGCGCACATGTGTATCGCGACTCAGACTGTGAACGTTTGTCGGCTCAGTTGTCGGTACCTGACCGGAGTTACTCCAACGGCTTGGCGAAACATCCTTGCGGCATGGCCCCGGCTCTGCCAGCCCACCTGCCGCATCGCCACTTCGACGGGTAGGTCTGTGTCTCGCAGCAATCGCGCTAAACCCTCGGCGCGCACGGTCGACAGGTAGGTCATTGGCGTCTTACCGTAGGCATCCACAAACACTCGGCCGAGTTGCGACGGCGACAAGTGCACAGCAGCGGCGAGAACTTGGAGTGTCCACTGTTTCTCGGGGTGGTTGTGGAGCAGTTCGAGCGCCTCTCGGGCTTCGGCGCGCAACGGTGCAAACCGGCGAAGCGACGGAGGGCCAGGCCGGCGGGTCGTCTTCCGATCGCTAGGAATGCGGCGCACTGGGGTGGTCCTCATATAGGGAGTAATCACGTCGAGCACCGCGAAAAGTAGGGCTTGCATCCGAAAGAACCGATCCGAATCTGCGCCGTCGATGCTCAGTGCCACTAGTTCGTCCAGCCAGGGCATGAGCATCCCGGCGCGCTCCTCGCCGAGGCGCACTATTTGGGCTGGTTCGGAGTACAGCTCGTTAGCGAAGCCTTGCGCATCCCATCGGTCGGCGAGCAGCGCGGCGTGCTGCCAAAACACCTGGTCGATGATGTATTCATGGTCGAGGTAAAGGGTGCTGACAGTGATTGAGCCTTCGGGCTCGCTTCCACACAGCGTGTCGGCAGCAAGAGCGATGACGTCACCGACTTTTACGGGTTTCTCGCCGAACTCACTTCGCACGATCGCGGAGCCATGACGAACGAAGATCACCTTGACACAGTCGTAGGCCACCGGCTCCATGGGGTGATGTATCGTCCGGGTGCGTGCCACTATCGGACTGAACGGACGCGCCGGACCAAGGTTGGCGTGATTCATGACGGCGGCGGTTTGTGATATCCGGACAAGTGCGGCAACTATCTGCCGGAGGCGCGTCGACGATTCAGGCCGAGTTGCCCGCGGAGGCGCGTCACGGTGCGAGCGCTGATTTGGACCTGGACTTGTTGGAGTTTGAAAGCGGTTCGAGATGCCGACAATTTGTGTTCACGGCGCATCCCTTCGATCTGCGTCTTCGCATCGCCGCCCGTCCCAGGGGGCTTCCGGTCGAGCTCGCATGATCTGTCGAGAAGTCCGGCCGCGCTGAACTGCCGGTATCGATTCACCCGCTTGGACGCGGTTGCCCGCGAGATTCCCATCTCGCGGGCAACTTGAGCGATCGGGCGGGATCGGCAGCGTTCGAGGAGCCGATGGCGGCCCTCAACCGTGAGCGGAGCGTTCGCGTGCGTGCTCGACTTGCGACGCCGTGGAGCCGGCGCCCTCTCAGTCAACGACTCAGCCGAGATGGCGGGCGAAGAAGCGGACGGCATCCTCACCTGCGAATCGCGGGACGCCTGTATGACCACCCATATTGGCGCAGAGCGTCTTCTCAGTCGATGAGAAGGCGTCGAAAAGATCGAGAGCCATTCCCCGGTCATTCCCCTCGTCATCCCACTGGAGGAGAACGTGCAGCGGGATGGTGACCTGGCGCGCCTCTTCCATCGTGACACGCGGCACGTAGCTGCCAGCGAAGAGTCCCGCTGCCGCGATACGCGAGTCGATGGCCGCGAGGCGTGTGCCAATCGCGATCACGCCGCCCGAGAAGCCAACTTTCTCGCCGATCTCGGGGAGGTCGAGGACCTCGTCGAGAGTGATCTGCCACTCTGGTACAGCCTGGTCGGTGAGCGGAAGGATCAGTCGGTCTACAAGGTCCGCTCCGGGCTGGTCGCCCGTGGAGATTGCACGGATGAGGTCTGCTCGAGCCTGCTCTACGCCGGGTAGCGGGATGCGGGTGCCCGCCCCAGGCAGCTCTATGGAGACCGCAGCGAAGCCTTGCGCTGCGGCGCTGAGCGCCCGTGCAACGAGGCGGGGATACATCCGTCGAATCCCAAACCCGCCGGGCTGGCCCAACAAAATGAGTGGAACTGGCGTGGACGAGGAAGCTGCTGCTGGCGTCCACAAAATGCCGGAGAAATCACCGAGAGTGAACTCACGCTCGGTGGTGCCGTCGTCGAGAATCTGTTCAGAAGTGAG
The genomic region above belongs to Rathayibacter sp. VKM Ac-2759 and contains:
- a CDS encoding ParB N-terminal domain-containing protein, which produces MRAPSGFIELERTVASIRVGRRHRTELGDIDELAASIERDGLLQPITITPDGMLVCGARRLAAITRLGWKKVNVWVRSGISDRLGHLLAEQDDNALHKPLTQTEAAALYRELKTLMAEDAERRQAATMFSSDHQPGADGGGKFPPPSPGPRGKTREQAAAMIPGGASYKTLDKIGYLEQIAADPAQPTELRAHVTAELARIDAGAPVHPIYESVRATATTAQDQRETDLHQLASDALARAKNSKTKKHTPRPIPPSDGGGEPVRYPVRAFVLTWGELVDWWTHYDADHLAAELSDEQIESFLDTVAGTGRFADELRAAHDRQTSGDLAPVGGHLRAL
- a CDS encoding DUF2637 domain-containing protein, encoding MATSVLDKQAGRHWAVVTAVAGTVFIAAGAFWLSFTALSDLAARSGIGEEQAWAWPLIVDGIIVVATVAVVALAGQRSAWYPWALLVGGAAVSVTANAIHAVVAADADVPGVLAASVAAVPPVVLLAITHLTVILTRPLPTAGEPSTAEETPQVSGTTTAQRSPVAPPRVGSTLLKRLPAVEEAPLRTVAAADRRDHARELHGRGWSNKKIARELQVHPSTVGRWFASAHLPDDTEDADVEEAENS
- a CDS encoding bifunctional DNA primase/polymerase is translated as MALPDVFARALTRPSAPQSLPAAAEELARVGVPVFPCIPGGKRPLTEHGFHDATTDADRVAAWWGRSPGANIGVPTGAPSGMVVVDVDVHGPIDGFRGFSRAHRADLLDGWQLLVSTPSGGMHAYYRSTPGQVQRSWQAARAGIDFRGDGGYIVVPPSRMSIAGDVVGYRVRRVEAGTSSVLDSDRLRDFLDPRPTVREPMNTARRQGADVSRLAAWVAGRAEGERNRSLFWAACRLAENGLPTSNALDVLGAAASDAGLGEREIITTIRSAYRAAHPDREAASASVRALAPSEADIWFAGDPAAVGPSNTRVL
- a CDS encoding ImmA/IrrE family metallo-endopeptidase encodes the protein MARTREQSQEAREAKLDELHERLTGAVEQLVSGDDWARALAFAARFRARSFSNTLLIWAQHEAAYEAGRVPDPMPSFVAGYRQWQGLGRQVEKGQSGYMIFAPVTGRFASSNPAASDSWRRLGKGDRPRPGEVVRSKMIAARPAYVWDVAQTAGDPIPEPPSPRLLKGEAPAGLWRGLATVVEERGFEVLRVPHEGMIHGANGMTDYTAKTVAVRENMDPASQVKTLAHELGHVLMHVPDAENARQHRGIGEVEAESVALMIGAAHGMDTSGYTIPYVSTWAARVDGKEPVEIVKTTGERVRKTAMGILDQLDTTQIGDGTPPGLDRETPQRTQPGSERSAPERAALLHDAGARVTTVATATARERGM
- a CDS encoding AraC family transcriptional regulator codes for the protein MEPVAYDCVKVIFVRHGSAIVRSEFGEKPVKVGDVIALAADTLCGSEPEGSITVSTLYLDHEYIIDQVFWQHAALLADRWDAQGFANELYSEPAQIVRLGEERAGMLMPWLDELVALSIDGADSDRFFRMQALLFAVLDVITPYMRTTPVRRIPSDRKTTRRPGPPSLRRFAPLRAEAREALELLHNHPEKQWTLQVLAAAVHLSPSQLGRVFVDAYGKTPMTYLSTVRAEGLARLLRDTDLPVEVAMRQVGWQSRGHAARMFRQAVGVTPVRYRQLSRQTFTV
- a CDS encoding alpha/beta hydrolase, with translation MHLTSEQILDDGTTEREFTLGDFSGILWTPAAASSSTPVPLILLGQPGGFGIRRMYPRLVARALSAAAQGFAAVSIELPGAGTRIPLPGVEQARADLIRAISTGDQPGADLVDRLILPLTDQAVPEWQITLDEVLDLPEIGEKVGFSGGVIAIGTRLAAIDSRIAAAGLFAGSYVPRVTMEEARQVTIPLHVLLQWDDEGNDRGMALDLFDAFSSTEKTLCANMGGHTGVPRFAGEDAVRFFARHLG